The genomic window TTAGGATTGTAGATGGActtctatccaaaatttaagTGGGCATATGGACTTATTCAAATTTGATAATATCTTGGATTCAAATTTGTTGGCTATACATCGTCTTGAAACTAATcaacaaagttcatttaacttCAGTTGATCAAGATGAATTATGAACAATGGGAGATTTAATATACTTATATTCGACTCACAAAGATCTGGTTCATGAGTCACGATGAGATCTTTGTATATTATTACCTCCGTTTttggttataagacgtttttaCTTTGGCCAAAGTCAAAttgcttcaagtttaactaagtttgtagaaaaaaataaaaatattttcaacccaagacaaatttattatgaaaatatattcaattattgatttaatgaaactaatttgatattataaatattactatatttatctataaacttagtcaaactaattatttgactttgatcaaaatcaaaacgtcttgtaacctaaaacggatggagtatattttgTTCGGTTAATATCTCGTACAAGTAATTTGAAGTGGATTTGAAGATGATTTATTTCACACTTATTAAAGTTTGGAATTATTTTCACTcatttctctctcatccttgtctttttttttttagccggATAAGTCCTTAAAAGATCCGATCACTTATAGGGCTTTAAACCTTGTGTTTGACTCATAATAAAGGTATAATTGGTTGATTAAGAGTCCAAGATGGAGTACTTCTTGCTTGGAGAGGAGGTTACTGTCTAGCGGGTCCTACCAAACCTCCAAATCtgagttgtttttttaagaaaataatttttttttgcctgatcaaaaagaaaaatcgcaaataaacccaaaattaaccgccgccgccgtcgaggaacACCTCGCCTGCTCGGAAGCCATGCTGGCGAGGCTGCGCGCGGCGTCGGACGCGGCGCACGAGCTCGACGTCTGCGTgcgccacggcgacgacgacgacgactacgtCGTCCTCCACGGctgcgaccgccgccgccagcactACGGCCACGGGCGCTCCTGCCTCCACGGCTGCTCCggcgtccgcgccgccggcggcctggTCCGCAtcgtcagcggcgcgcggcacGTCCGCAGCGCGGTGGGCCgctacctcgccgccgcggacgacgacgaggagcacgACGAGCTGTCCGTGGGCGACAAGGtcctcatcgccgccgacgtcgtggTCGGCGCCTACGACGTGGTCGTCGGCGgcatcgacgtcgtcgtcggcgtctgCGACCTCGCCGAGTACGCTCGCGGCGCGCTGGCCCGCCTCCGCCGGATGTGCCCGGGCGTTAGCATCCCAGTCAGGTTCAGGTATACCTCAAACCAGATTGAATTCCATAAGGACCGTAACTGAATTTGATCCAGTACGTGTTCAATTGTTCGCCTTGCTGCTGCTCGTTTGGAAGGGTACAAATAACGCTAGATTTTCTTGTTGTTTTAGTTTACTTTAGCAGATTCTTATACTTTCAGATCTTAAAGAGAGGGTTTGAGATCAGATCGTCCCAATTTTGTCCAGAGAAAGCTTTGCTTATTACTTTCTAGTAGATAGATTCAGTGTTATCTTCTAGACTTGTATCACTTCAGTATTTGCATTCTTTTTTTGTTGTCTGAATAGATTAGATATTGTAGATGAAAAGTACATACAATTGATAATGTTCATTGCAGGAttggaaagaagaaagaagattcCGGTCCCAAACGAATCCGCAAGCCAGGGACAAAAGAGGTTCGATTTGAAGACCTTTCTGAGGTATATCAAATTTCCCTTTTCGGTTGATATGTCTACAAATCTACACCATTAAATTGACAGCCATGGTGATTAACTATGGTGTTGGTGTTGATTCTAGGATAtgcaaaacatgatattttcaAAATTGCCGCTGAAAGAGACTGTAAGGACTAGCGTTCTGTCAAGTAAATGGAGACATCTGTGGAAAATTTCCCCAAAACTAAGATTTGATGGCAGCACAATGCGTGGGGAATACATGTTGGAGAAACTCGTTGGCAATGTTAATGCGACCTTGAAACAGCAGCGTGGGCGGATGGCTGAAGCTTTAGAGGTCAAACTTGAATTTCAAAGCAGGCTAGTTGCTTTTACCGGCGAAAAAAGCATTCTGGTTGATCATCTCAACAATTGGGTTGGTTCTGCTGCATCATCTTGCACAACGAGCTTAGCTCTTGATTTAGCACCAAAGGAATTCAGGGATCGCCATGACCGCTACATGTTTCCCTTTGAACTCTTGGATGGAAAAGCCGCATCTTGCTTGCAGCAAATTCAACTAAGTTTTGTATCTCTCAAGCCACCAACCCAATTCAGTGGTTTCCCAAAGCTGAAAAAGCTTAGCCTGCACCTAGTACAGGTCATCGCAAAGGATCTTCAAGGCTTACTTTCAAGTTGTTCTAATCTTGAGTGGTTGAGTATTGTTAGATGCAATCTTAATGATGATGAACTGAAGGTTGATTGTGCACTGTCCCGACTGCTATACTTGCGTATTGCAAACTGTGAGATATCAAAGATAGAAATGTATGCTCCCAAGCTCAAGACTTTCATTTACGAAGGAGCACAGCTGCCTGTTGATCCCATCCAAGCACAGGAACTAGAAGTTGCAGATATCGTTTTCAAGGGTGATATAACTTTTCAGTATGCTCTCACTGTGCTCCCTGTGGTGTTTCCAAGCGTGCAAAATCTGACTGTGCATGCTAATTTTGGGCTACAGGTGGGTCTAAGAAAACTTCGCAAGTCAATAATGATGACCATATCATACTTGTAGATTTTCTGCTGACATGGttaatgttttttattttcagtttcCTTGGTTATTGTCAACTAAATCAAAGTTTATTCAACTCAAGTATTTGAAGTTGCTATTGCCTCAATGTTCTGGAGATATGGACAACATTGTCTATCTAGCTTCTTTTCTGAAGGCTGCCCCTCTCCTTGAAGTTTTGGAGATCCATGTAAGTACTTTTGTGGGTTTGTCTTCTCTGGTAGATATGTTCATGTGAATGTTTGGTTGTACTACTTGTAAGTAGTATTTATTTTCAAGTCCCTAGGATTCCAGGTATTTTCACTGACATTTGTCCCTAAATTAAGTTGCTATTGCACATCCATCAGCACTACATGTTTTCTTGTTTTCACATGTTTATGCTCATGCTAACCCAGAATCAAGTTTTGGCATATACCAAACTATACTTAAAAATACTGTTCTTTTGGAACCATTGCAGTTCAATGTACCTGGCTACGAAGATGCAGGGATACCGGTTCTCAGGAGCCTCCCAAAGTGTCCATACAAGAACCTGAAGAGCATATACATCACAGGGTTCAGAGGCCTGAAAGGCCAAGCTGAATTTCTTGTCCACGCAGTGGAAAATGCCCCGGCTCTGGAGGTGCTAACCATTGACACAGCAACGAAAATAGGCGTCCGTTCTGCTCAACACATCGAAAGCGCCGGTGGTTACGTTGCTAGAAGCTGCCTTGCAAGCATTGTTTCACCCAAGACCAAGTTTCAGATAGTTGATACAGCTAGGTAGAGTAGATACCGAGTACTAGTACTGTGTCAGGTACTACGTATGCAGTTATTGCCTGTTgtgtttttgaatttttgatacgTACTACGCTCTTTCGTCTGGGCCCCTGGGGTGCTTGCTTCACATCTGAACATGCGTACGCGAAGATTGGCACACAGATGGATGCAGCATGGGAAATTTTGCGTGCTCGGTTTGCATCTCTTGCAGGTCACGAACTCTTCTACTACTCCACTATACGTTGTGCTATTTGTTCCTTGTGCAACGCCAGTGTCTCACCATGGTTACTGCCACACGACTTGATAGTTGATGCACTCAGCAGTATCCAGTTACTGACAAAGCGAAAACTTCGtctgtttggtttgtggccAATGCAAACCTCACCAAAAATCTGGCAATGGTAAGATTTTGAGTGCTGACAGATTTTTGGTAACGCTGCTCATTTGGTTTattgcatttttttcctttgtaaaaTGCATGTTTTGTTGCGAAAATGTTGGTAATATCACGGTACTATCTTCCTTCCAGAATCTAAAAAACTGCCGCaagttttttaaaggaaaaactttcaaatctaactatagtataattgtaatataatttcattataactatactataacttgtatataatcattaaaataatatatgcaactttatatttAACTTGTATAGAGATTACAATgtatagttacaatgtaaatatagtctaattatattgtagttacaCTACGTCTATaccatacttcctccgtcccagaatataagaagttttagaatTAGAcgcggttattaagaaagtaggtagaaatgAATGGTGGAGAATATTAGAAGTTTTAAATTAGAcgcggttattaagaaagtaggtagaagtgaatggtggagagttgtgattggatgagtatgggaaaagtgaatggtcgAGGGTTGCGATTGGTTGGGAATAGAATATTGATagataagttgttatattttaggacaaatcctgagagctaaaaattgttatattttaggatggagggagtagtacatttgaaagttttttttgccaaaaaaacttGCGACAGTTCTTTAGCAGCTCTGTTTTATCAGGGTAAACACGATTACTAAGATAAAGTAGGTAAAAATAAATGGAGAAGTTTGTGATTGGATGAGGAGTAGGGGTAGGCAAAAAATTGAATAGTGAAAGGCTATAATCTATTGGTGAAGAAactatcactatattttaggTCAAATTTTACAGGTCGAaagttcttgatttttttttgacatggcTAAATTAGGcatggtttagtttccaaagtttttttcttaaaaacatcacatcgaatctttggacacatacattagagcattaaatatagatttaaaAACTAACTGCACAGTTAGAGGGGAaatcgtgagatgaatcttttgagcctaattagtctatgattagccataaatgttatattaatccatatatactaataacagattaattaggctcaaagagATTCATCGCAAGGTTTTTAGGTGagttataaaattttattcgtgtccgaaaaccatTTCCA from Oryza glaberrima chromosome 6, OglaRS2, whole genome shotgun sequence includes these protein-coding regions:
- the LOC127777274 gene encoding FBD-associated F-box protein At5g60610-like — encoded protein: MCPGVSIPVRFRIGKKKEDSGPKRIRKPGTKEVRFEDLSEDMQNMIFSKLPLKETVRTSVLSSKWRHLWKISPKLRFDGSTMRGEYMLEKLVGNVNATLKQQRGRMAEALEVKLEFQSRLVAFTGEKSILVDHLNNWVGSAASSCTTSLALDLAPKEFRDRHDRYMFPFELLDGKAASCLQQIQLSFVSLKPPTQFSGFPKLKKLSLHLVQVIAKDLQGLLSSCSNLEWLSIVRCNLNDDELKVDCALSRLLYLRIANCEISKIEMYAPKLKTFIYEGAQLPVDPIQAQELEVADIVFKGDITFQYALTVLPVVFPSVQNLTVHANFGLQFPWLLSTKSKFIQLKYLKLLLPQCSGDMDNIVYLASFLKAAPLLEVLEIHFNVPGYEDAGIPVLRSLPKCPYKNLKSIYITGFRGLKGQAEFLVHAVENAPALEVLTIDTATKIGVRSAQHIESAGGYVARSCLASIVSPKTKFQIVDTAR